The window TCTACAAGATCTTCTCTTGGATACTTTGGGGACATGACAGCAGGGGTGAGGTCCTACCAAatgctgccctctcccctgtCGGAAGATGACAGCGACTCGTCCAGCTTTTGTTCTTGTTCCAGCCCTGATTCCCAGGTTCTCAGCTCCAGCTATGGAAGCACGTCCAGTGTGGAAAGTCAAGACAGTATCTTAGACTACTTATTGTCCCAGGCATCTTTGGGGAACACCGCTGCGTCATGGTGGGACAAAAGGAGACTTCAGCCGATAGTGAAAGAGGAGTACTTTAGGTTGCCTGAATTTGCCGTGGATATGGAAGACTCAGGACCATTTCAGCCCACACTTGAGGAAATTGAGGAATTTCTGGAGGAGAACATGGAGTTGGAGCTCAAAGAAAGACCTAAAAGTGAGACCAAGGACTTAAGAGCTTGCAGCCAAGTTTCTGTTGCTTCGCTACAGCAAAAAGACCATATGTTACCCAGCGGTAGTttaaaagagagcaaaaatgaACAGTTGAGCAGCTCAACGGAAGGTGGCCAAGCTTCAAATGGAGGAATGTCCCTGGAGAATGGGATACCGGTTATGCTCCAAATTCAGCCTGTACAGATCAAACAGGAGTCCAACACGAGCCCCAGTTCCCAAGGACCAGCACAAGAGAACATTAAAATTGCACAGCTCCTAGTCAACATCCAAGGACAGACATTTGCCCTTGTGCCTCAGATAGTTCAGTCGTCCAATTTGAACTTGTCCTCTAAATTTGTCCGCATTGCTCCCGTCCCCATCGCCGCCAAGCCAATTGGGCCAGGAGGCATGATCCAGGGTCAGACGGGAATCATCATGGGtcagaaatttcaaaagaaCCCTGCAGCAGAACTCATTAAAATGCACAAATGTTCTTTTCCTGGTTGTACCAAGATGTACACGAAAAGCAGCCATTTGAAAGCCCACCTGAGGAGGCATACGGGAGAAAAGCCTTTTGCATGCACGTGGCCGGGTTGCGGCTGGAGGTTAGTATTGGGGTGCAGCACTGTCCTatcccccttcccttttttgctCGCTTGACCTAACTTGCCGAGCAAGTAGGTTTGCACTCTGATTTATAAACTGTTTGTTCCCAAAACTTGTTCACTTGGTTTGAGAAGTaagtcctttttcttcctgttaggTAATCCAGGGACTCTGATAAATTAAATAGCAGAGCATCACCTGCTGGCACCAGCTGTTTAAGTGtcttaaaaaagtaaaagtagtCCATtgtaatttgtatttcattccAAGACGGTCAGATTAAGCTTGTTACCGCAGGCAGTACCTTGCGTTCACATCGGTCTGGTTGCGACACAGCAGCTGCAGTAGATGCTGGGCTGGTACCGGCCGAGGGCTGGAAGTGAACTGGATGGTCTAGGGCAGAATCGCTGTGCGTGGCTGCGCGTGGCTCCAACTGCACGGGGCTAAACGTGATCACGGAAGGGCTGTGAGAAGCGAGGCTGTGTAAGGGCCGTGTGGTTAAGAGGAGCAGTATTCTATGCAGTTTCATAGAAAATGCACTCCATCCCACTCCTTCTGGAAATGCTGGCAGTGACACTCTGGCATGCTCTGGGTTTTATTCTCTGCATTGACTCAGAAAAATGCGTGGGTGCCACTCAAAGTTGCAAAAAGCTGTCAGATGTAACAACATAACCAGAAGGCTGAGGTGGAGTTAAGCATTGCTTGAATGGAAGATTGCAGGTTTGATTGAGCAAAACATTTCGCAGAGGGtatctcttgatttttttttttaatttattttttatttttagtactagttgaaaaattaaaactttgttGAAAAAgtcaactttttattttaaggaaacttTGACGGaagccttcctccctctttccaaTTAGTTGTATTACAGCTTGCCTGCTGGCAAGTGTTAATATACAGCACCACAAATTACgatggcagaaaacaaaaatctcaacTCCCTAGTATTAAATGAAACCgtatttctttcaaagactGTCCTGCAGAGCTTCAGCGAGCAATGTCTAATGAGGAAATGGGTTGCGATCATGGGGAACAGGCGAGGTAAAAAGTAACAGGAGAGGGTTGTGTAAAAATGCAAGTATGTGAGACGCAGCAGTTAGAGATTGGCTTGAGGGAAAAGGTCAGAATGGGGCTGAATCCTCTGCTCCCCAACTGGACCAGTTTGAAGTTTTCCTCTTGGCAGGACTGAGGAGATCCACGCGCTTAATTTCTTTGGTGATTTTCTTTCCCGTTTCGGTTTATGGCGGCTCTACAAACTGGTggtgattttctttccttttgtactGGTGGCACTTCTCATGAGCTGGGCTCAGTGGCTTGCTGCTCAGGATGCACTGAAATTAAAGCCACGTTATTTAGCTGATTGGTCCCATAAGCCGCAGGCTGGTTTGCTCCTGACCTGCAGTAGAGGCACTCGCTCCTTTTTATTTGGTTGCCAGAGTACGTGCGTGCAGGCAGCAGATGTGCCTCCTGCCTGTGAACGTGCCTGTGGGTGTCGTGTTGGCTTTCCTTGCGCTGGGATGTGAGCAAAACTCTCGTTTTTGTGACAAATGCATGTGGCACGTGAGGGTTTGTCTGATCCACGCAGAGATTTATACCAACGCTCCCAGTGACTTTTGTGGCTCAAGATCAGGAGCCTGAAGCGTTGCCTGTGGGTGACCTCCAGCTCTGTCGTATTACAGAGCTGGCGTTTCCCAGGCTGCAAAACCAAGGGgaacatttaggaaaaatattgaGTGGTAAGGGATGGAGATCGAATTTACAGCAGGGTGCCTGCCTTCTCCCAGCATTACAGCAAACGGCGTGGAAAAGCAGGGTGCAGGTGTAAGGTGGGACAAAAGAAGTGCAGGTCCCGCAACCAGGAGCACCCTGAACTTTCAGCCAGCCACAACTTTTTCAAGATGAGGAGCGCAACAGGGATGAGAAATTAATCACCTTAGCTATGAGGAATGTGTGTCTTGTCCACAAACAGCTGCTGGAAGGGCTTTTCGACCTCTCTATTGCTGTTTGCCTTGTTGCATTTcacagccccggctgccccaATGCCCAACACCCCCAAACTTTGGAAGGGCTCTGCTCCGAGGAGGAAGGGTTATagcctgcaggagaggcagcgCTTGGGGAGCTGCTTCCTGCACTCACAGCGATCCTTAGCACCGGCCTGAGGTTCCTGCACATCCCCTGCGCGCTGCTCACACATCAAAGGCCAGACCCAATTGAGCACTGAATTACTCAGTCCCCTTTCATCAATAAAGTGTGTTTACCTTTTCCAGAAGTTCAGTGAGAGCTGTGATCTCACATGACTTAAGTCAAATGCATCTGGACTCTCTGTTTGCTCCCAGTTTTACATAATCTCAAATGAATTTAAGCACTAAAACAGTGCTGGGGTCtgctttccccctcctttccctgcatTCTTGTGCTTgcgtatttattttttcaccaaAGACACTTAAGATCTGACCTCACCGAAGACAgtaatttcaaaaacaaaacaaagtgttGCCTAGCACAAAGTGGCTGAGCTGTGGCGGGTTAAAGCTTTCCCAGCGCTCTGGGCAGCCCTGCTATGGTGAAGTTGCATGCTTTAAATGCACCGAGGTAGGGGTGTGTGCACAGCAAACCCTTTTGCTAACCCCTAGGACAGCGGGAGAGCCCCAAGCACCTCCCTGGAGGAGGCTGAACCCTGCTTGCTTGTGCCCTTCCTTGGCACAGGGCGAGAGCTGTTTTCggcaggctgcagagaggcGTTCATAAGTGGCCGGTGACCCGTTGCGTTCAATACCCCGCTGTACCGGTCAGCGCGCTGATCCGTGTCATGCCAGCTTATACCTTTGGCACACGGCAGCCTCTGGTTAGCACTGCTCCTGAGACAGCCCCGACCAAAAAGCTGGGCTGCAGCGTGGGCCGGTGCCCAGCAGCCGTGTTATGGCACGGAGCAGGAGAAGCTCTTGCTTtccctcccctggtgcagcagCATACAAAGCTGCAGTTGTTGTAAGGCCCGGGGGATTAGGCAATCGCGTTTAAATGCCCTGCCGCATCTTCTGGCTGGAGGCTCTTCCCCGCAGCCGGCTCTGCAGGTGACAGTGTGCAATACAAGCTCTGCCTGGTTTGGTAGGGAGGGTTTAAAGGCTTGTAATGCATGTGGCCGGGAGCGTGGATGGGACTGGGAGAGCGTGGGGAGGACCACGCGTGGGACGGGTCAGGGTAGGCATTGGCCTTTTTTGCTGGTGCTGTGCAAAGGGGTTTGCGGGTGCGCAGGAGGTGTGCTGGTTTACCGTGGTGGTGCTTTGGGGATGGGCAGGATGAATCTAGAGCCTCTGCGGAGGAGTCAGTCAGTCTCCGTGACTGGTGGCCATGGTAGGGACCATGGAGTACCAGGCTGAAGCTATTGACCTTTCTTGCCCTGTGAGCCACATAGCAATGTCTTCGTATGGCCAGGAGACACGGGCCACATCCTACACGTCAGGGAGCTCTAGGATTTGTCTTCAAGGGAAATGTAGTTACAGGT of the Ciconia boyciana chromosome 11, ASM3463844v1, whole genome shotgun sequence genome contains:
- the KLF15 gene encoding Krueppel-like factor 15 encodes the protein MVDHLLPTDESFSSTRSSLGYFGDMTAGVRSYQMLPSPLSEDDSDSSSFCSCSSPDSQVLSSSYGSTSSVESQDSILDYLLSQASLGNTAASWWDKRRLQPIVKEEYFRLPEFAVDMEDSGPFQPTLEEIEEFLEENMELELKERPKSETKDLRACSQVSVASLQQKDHMLPSGSLKESKNEQLSSSTEGGQASNGGMSLENGIPVMLQIQPVQIKQESNTSPSSQGPAQENIKIAQLLVNIQGQTFALVPQIVQSSNLNLSSKFVRIAPVPIAAKPIGPGGMIQGQTGIIMGQKFQKNPAAELIKMHKCSFPGCTKMYTKSSHLKAHLRRHTGEKPFACTWPGCGWRFSRSDELSRHRRSHSGVKPYQCPVCEKKFARSDHLSKHVKVHRFPRSNRSVRSVN